TTTGAGTTTTTTAGAAAGTATTTCCCGGCCCATTTCTTTTACCTATAATCAATCAGTTATAAGTGTGAATACACTTGGTGTCAACGGCTTTGTTGAGTTTTTCATACGTAAGGCTACCCATATTACAGTATTCTTTCTATTAGCGCTGTTTTTTTATCTTGCTTTTCGAAAAACAACAAATATGAAGCAGTATCATTGTCTTGTTTACGCCTTCCTGCTGACGGTTTTATATGCGATGGCAGATGAGAAGCATCAAGGTATGACGCCTAACCGAACTCCTTATATAGGAGATGTTGGTTTAGACAGTCTCGGTGCATTGCTTGCAGTACTCGTTATCGTTATCACTTGGCAAAAGAATAAAAGAACCGACAAAAATGTTAATATATGACGAACGATATAATGAAAATCAAAAGTATACTTATTTTATTTTTGATTTCGACATAATTCGTCACCATTCTTTGAGAAATTATGCTAAAATTTTCATTAAATGTAAAATATAATTTAGAAAATAGGCAAAAGGCGGGAATTTGATGAAAGAGCAGGAACAATATAAAGAAATGCTTAGCAAAATGATTGCTGAAACAGAAAAGAAAAAAATTCATAGTTCAGAAGATCTGATTAAAAAACTAATAAGTGAGCTATCGAATAGTGAACGTTTAGCTAAATATACCCATTCACAAGTAATTGCCAAATAATAAAAAACTGCATCCTCATGTTTGAGAACGCAGTTTTTTTCATCCATTTTCTGTTTCAGCTGATGTAACATCGATTTCGATGTATTTTTGATCAACTGTTTTTATTTTTGCTTGGTCATTTGTCAAATCAATGATCCATTTTTGGAATGCTTCTGCCTCATCTTTTTTTACGAACACGATGAATTCAACATTTTCCATATAATTTATATTTTCAAGCTGGTGTGGAGAATTTCGAAGTTCATTTTCTACTTTGCCAAGCAAGGTGTAGTCGACCATAATCGAAAAGCCTTGCATCAATTCTCTTCTAACAACTCCGGTTGCTTTAATAGCTTGAGAGGTTGTACCCCCATAAGCACGGATTAACCCTCCTGCACCTAACTTAATACCCCCAAAGTATCTTGTAACGACAACAGCAGTATCTTTAAGATGTTGTTTTTTCAGAACCTCCAGCATCGGTACGCCAGCTGTCCCGCTCGGTTCGCCGTCATCATTTGCCTTTTGAATCTGATCATGCTCGCCAATAATGTATGCTGAACAATTATGTGGAGCATCTGCATGTCTTTTCTTAATTTCCTGTATAAATTCTTGGGCGGCTTCTTCTGTTTCTACTCTGCGAATATAACCGATAAACCGTGACTTTTGAATGATGATTTCATCATTTCCATTCTTTTTAACTGTTAAATAGCTTTTTAGCATCTTGATTTTCTCACCTCAAACGAACATGATAGTAGATGTATAGCCTTTGTATACAATAAAAAATAAAAAAATTATCAATTTCTGGATGAAAATTACGGTTAAAAGGGAAAAGACCCTTTAAAAAATAAAACGATGTACGTATAATTATAACACAGGTTGGTGGGGAATGATGAGTGTTAAAATAAGTGAGAAGGCATTAGATCATGTGATTGATGATATGGTCGATGTTGTCGAAAATAGTAAAGATGAGATTTTTAATATTAGTGAGGAAGCACGCAGGGAGCATGATAACCTTATTCTGGAACTGAAAGAAACGAAGGAAAAAGTGCTTCAGCATATTGAAAATGGAGATAAGCTTGAAGAACGAGTGCGTTTTTCAAGAAAACGATTAGCCGAGGTAAGTAAATACTTCGAACGCTATTCTGAAGAAGATATTCGTGAAGTGTATGAAAATACCCATCTCATGCAAACCAATCTGGCTATTTTACGTCAGGAAGAAAAAGCATTACGAGATAAACGAGATGAACTAGAGAGAAGATTAATTACGTTATCACATACAATCAATAGAGCTGAGGGTTTGGCTGGAAAGATTTCTGTAATACTTAATTATTTGCAGGATGACTTTAGACAAGTAAATGAAATGATTGAAAACGCAAAGGAAAAACAGGAATTTGGTCTTAAGATTATTGAAGCTCAGGAAGATGAGAGACGAAAAATATCAAGAGAAATTCATGATGGGCCAGCACAAATGCTTGCGAACATTTTACTTCGCTCTGAGATTGTAGAACGAACAATTCGCAATGGTTCGATGGATGATGCAATAGAAGAGATTAAAAACGTTCGAAAAATGGTGCGTTCCTCATTATATGAGGTAAGAAGAATCATTTATGACCTAAGACCAATGGCATTAGATGATCTTGGACTTGTACCTACCATGAAAAAATATGTTGATAGTATTTCAGACTATAGTAAAATACCGATAGAATTTTCAGTCCTTGGTGAAGAGAAGCGGCTTAACTCAAAATATGAGGTTGCGTTTTTTCGATTAATGCAAGAATCTATACAAAATGCGATTAAGCATAGCGAAGCGAGCCACATTCATGTGAAGTTAGAAATACGCAGAAACAGCTTAACGATGGTGATTAAAGATAATGGAAAAGGCTTTGATGTCAGCAAGAAAAAGGATAAATCTTTCGGTTTAATCGGGATGAGAGAAAGGGTGGAAATGCTGGAAGGGGAATTACATATTCAGTCCTCCCAAGGTATGGGGACAGCAATTATCATAAAGGTTCCCTATTAATCAGGTTACGTATATAATAGGTTATATAGATTTAAGGATGCATAGAATAAAGATTGCATCGTTAATCTCATAATAGAGAATTCATATATAGAAAAAGAAAAATGATCTGTCATAATCATAATAGGGCGTAAAAGAACTAGTATTTAGTATGTGGGAGGAATAAAGGCAATGAATACAGAGAAAAAAATTAGCATTGTATTAATAGATGATCACAAATTATTTCGTGAAGGTGTAAAAAGAATACTAGATTTTGAGCCATCTTTTGAAGTAGTAGCTGAAGGTGATAATGGTGCAGTAGCATCTAAACTGGTTAAAGAGAACAATCCGGATGTTGTCTTAATGGATATAAATATGCCGGAAATAAATGGAGTGCAGGCAACTGCTGATTTAGTAAGATACTTTCCAAATACGAAAGTAATTATCCTATCTATTCATGATGATGAAAGCTATGTGACACATGCATTGAAAACTGGAGCACAAGGCTATTTATTGAAAGAAATGGATTCTGATTCATTAATTGAAGCGATTAAAGTTGTCAGTGATGGTGGTTCTTACCTGCATCCAAAAATTACACATAATCTAGTGAAAGAATATCGTCGTCTAGCTAGAGAAAATAGTTCAAGTATCGCAGATAAAGGTATTGAATACCGCAAGCCACTGCATCTGCTTACAAAGCGTGAATGTCAGGTATTGCAATTGCTGGCTGATGGGAAAAGTAACCGCGCAGTAGCTGAAACCTTATATATCAGCGAAAAAACAGTAAAAAACCATGTAAGTAATATTTTGCAAAAAATGAACGTAAATGACCGTACACAGGCAGTAGTCTCAGCTATCCGCAAAGGTTGGGTTGAGGTCATCTAACCGCAGCATTAAAAATACCCTGATGACTCGGAGTCATCAGGGTATTTTTTCGTGCGTGCCTACAGCAATAATTTAATGGACTGCCAATCCACAAACTTCCGTTCAAAGTCAATGCCTCTTTTCGCAAGAATTACAAAATTTAAGCTCCCGGATAGAGTTCACAGCAATGCTGTCACATACGCAAGCATTCCCCTATATAACAAGTGCTTTTTAGCATTAGTTGATGTAAAATAAAAAATGTCATAAAACGTAGTAGAGGAGAAGATAGGTTATGAAAGTTGCTGTAATGACAGACAGCACAGCATATATACCTGCTGAAGTAAGGAAAAAGGCCAAGATTCATATGGTTCCGCTTAGCGTTGTCTTCGGAGATAAATCCTATGAGGAAGAAATAGATATTACTACAGAAGAATTCTATCAAAAAGTAAGAGAAACAAAGCAATTACCTAAAACCTCACAGCCTTCCATCGGATATGTAACGACCAAATTAGAAGAGCTTGCAGAGAATTATGATGCAGTTATATCTGTCCACCTGTCCAGTGGCATTAGCGGAACATATCAAACGGTTATCAGTGCTGGAGAAATGGTAGATGGGATTGATGTTTATGCATATGATTCTGAGATGAGCTGTATGGTACAAGGTTTCTATGCATTGGAAGCAGCAAAAATGGCTGAGCAAGGGAAAACAGCCGAGGAAATCGTTCGGCGGCTGGATCAGATGAAAGAAACTATGACTGCCTATTTTATGGTAGATGATCTTACTAATCTTCAACGTGGCGGCCGTCTTTCAGGTGCTCAGGCATTGGTAGGAAGTCTCTTGCAAGTAAAACCAATCCTCCATTTCTTTGAAAAACTTATTGTACCATTTGAAAAAATCCGTACTCGTAAAAAGGCAATCAGTCGAATTATCGGTATGCTTGAGGAGGATGCCAATAAAGGGAAGGACCTTTCTGTTGTTTTCATCCATGGAAATAATGAAGCGTCTGCGGTGGAACTGCGTGATGCATTTTTACAGAAGTATCCAACGATGGAAGCAACAATTGGCTATTTTGGACCTGTTATCGGTACCCACCTGGGTGAGGGGGCAATCGGTGTCGGTTGGTATGTAAAATAGTAAGCTGACAAAATAAAAATAATCGTCATTCCTAGCCGTAAACCTGGGAATGGCGAGATAATGAGAAGGAGAGTGAATCCATGGCAAACGAAATAACGATACTACAGGATGAATATCCTATGTTTTTTGCAGGGAAACTTTTATTAAGAAAAGAAATTCCCCTGGATGATGCAGTATTCCAGCAGCTACTTGCAACAAAGCAATTTACTCCATTAAAACCCATCATACAAAAAAACTTCTATCTGCACTGTAAACGATGTGGCAATGAAAAATCCTCTCTTTTCGGAAAAATTCCGTGTAACCAATGTAAATCTACTCATTTATACTGTCGCAGTTGTATTGAAATGGGGAGAGTCAGTGAATGTGAAGCACTGTATCAATGGACAGGAGAAAAACCGCTTTGGCCTCAGCATAAAAATCCATGTACATGGGAGGGAACCCTTACAGCAGCCCAGCAAAAAGCTGCGGATCGAATCGTACATGCTGTCCGATTTAACGATAAGGAAACACTAATTTGGGCTGTATGTGGCGCTGGTAAAACAGAAATGCTATTTCCTGGCATTACAGAAGCTTTAATATGTGGAAAACGCGTTTGCTTAGCTACGCCGAGAGCTGATGTGGTGAAAGAATTATATCCCAGACTGCAACAGGCGTTTCATAGAGCAACAATTCAGGCATTATACGGCGGGAGTACAGACAAAGCTGGCACAGCTCAGCTGATTATCACCACGACACACCAATTGCTCCGTTATCAGGAGGCATTTGATGTCATGATTATTGATGAAATCGATGCGTTCCCATTTCATGCAGATCCATCTTTGCTATATGCTGCAAATCGTGCCAGAAAGCCCGAAAGCGCAACGATATATTTAACGGCAACCCCGCGCAGCAAACAACGTAAACAAATTCAACGTAAACAATTACCACACGTATTTGTTCCGCTTCGCTTTCATGGCAAACCCCTACCTGTTCCAAAAGCTAAAATGTGTTTTAGTTTAAAACGCGACCTTCAAAATTTAACGATTCCAAAACCAATTATAAGCTGGCTGAGAAGCCGAAAAAATCCTGGCAGACAACTGCTGATATTCACACCGACAATTATGCTTGCTGAAAAATTGCAAAAACCCTTTGAACTTATCCTGCAGCAAATTGGATTACTAGCTTCAGATAAGCAGCTGCAATCTGTCCATGCACAAGATCCCGATAGAGGACTAAAAGTTCAAGCTTTCAGAGATAAGGAAATATTAGCTTTGATTACGACAACTATTTTAGAACGTGGGGTAACATTTCCTTCTGTCGACGTTTTAATATTGGATGCGGGTCATGATGTCTTTGATGAAGCTGCACTTGTACAAATTGCCGGGAGAGCAGGCAGGAGTCCAGATGATCCTACCGGGGAAGTCATCTTTTTCCATCAAGGTAAGACGGAGGCTATGAGCGATGCCATCACTTCCATAAAAGATATGAATAAAAGAGGGGGCTTTTAAGAATGTATTGTCTAGCTTGTCAAGATGAGATTATTATTCAGATAACGTGGGCAAACCTATTTCAGTTATCACAGCCTACTGCTATTTGTGAAGAATGTGCTGCTGGATTAAAACTGCTGGAAGGAGGGCGGTGTAAAAAATGCAGTCGTACCACAGAAGAAGTAATTTGCTCGGATTGTCTTTTTTGGGAGCGGCAAGCAGAAATGAACACCATAGAATTTAATTACTCTGTTTTTGTCTACAATGAAAAAATACAGGATATTGTTGCAAAGTGGAAGTATCGAGGGGATTATGCATTGGGGGAAGTATTTCGGGATTATGTTAGCAGGGCTTTTCGGAAAAGGTTCTCATTTTTAAATAAAGAATCACTTGCTGTTCCAATTCCACTAAGCACAGAACGAGCCATGGAACGCGGGTTTAATCAAGCTTATCAGTTGGCGGATTTTTTACCGATAGCTTCTAGTAATGTGCTCTCCCGTAAACATGGAGAAAAGCAGTCAAAGAAATCACGCATGGAACGAATTGCTACAGAAAACCCATTTTTTATACGAAAATCTATTAATAAAGCCGTCGTACTTGTCGATGATATATATACAACAGGTACAACGTTACGTCATGCTGCACAATTATTAAAGCAGCATGGATGTCCGAATGTGTATGCTTTTACACTTATTCGAGGATAGCTTTTGGATGTGCTATAATTATGGAAAGAGGGAATAAACATGGCTGAATTAGCTAATTGTGTCCGATGCAATGCAGTTTTTGTAAAAGGGTTGTGTGATATTTGCCGAAACTGTTATCAGGAAGAAGAGGACGCATTTCAAACAGTCTATCGTTTTTTAAGGGAAAGAAAAAATAGAGAAGCAACCTTAATTGAAATCATCGAAGCTACTGGAGTGGGGGAATCGTTGATTATCAAATTTATAAAAGAGAAACGTCTTCTTCCATCTGAATTTCCAAAGCTTGCTTACCCATGTGAAAAATGCGGAAATGAAATTACTTCAGGGAAGCTATGCATTTCATGCACGGAAGAATTAAAAAATGATTTAACTGCATATGAAGAAGCGGAAAAGGTTATGGAAGATGCACGCAAAAAGAATCGATCAAACGCTGGTACGTATTATGCAATTGATAAGCATAAAAAGTAACGATGTTTTACTTATTCATCATAGGCTATGAATCATACGAAAAGTTATTCAATAATTTGACTTGACTGCCGATAAATAACATAGAGAGAAAAGTTGATCGCTGATATAAATATTTAGAACAAAACGGGGTGAAGTTCAGGATGAAAATTAATGGTCCAAATCAAACAAATTTTAATCCATATAAGCAGCAGATACAGAAACAATCTGAACTAACAAAAGAGACAAAGCAAAAGGATTGCATCGAAATTTCAAATGAAGCAAAGCAGCTGCAGGAAAGTGGAAAAACAAATGAAAAACGTGCAGCCTATGTCCAAGAGATTAAACAGGCAGTTGATTCTGGAGAATATAAAGTGGATCCGGAAAAAGCAGCACAAAAGATGATGCAATTCTGGTCGAAATAATTTTTTAAGGAGGACTTTAAGTTGTCCGCAGACACAATAAGAGAGTCGTTGGAAGAGCTGGTTCAAATTCATATGGATTTATTAGCAATTTCTAAAGACAAGACCCATATCGTAAAGGAAGGATCCATTGAAAATCTGCAGAAGCTATTAGTGAAGGAGCGGAAACTATTACGGCTATTGGAACAGGCTGAGAAGAAGAGACAGCAAGCTGTCCATGACTGGTGTGAGATGAATCGTATCCAGGAAGAAGCTGCTACGATAACAAATATGTTAAAGCATATTACGCTTGAAACAGAACGAGTTCAACTTGAAGTTGCGGCAACAAAGCTTACAGAAATGATTACAAATCTGAAGCAGCAAGAACAATTAAACCAAGTTTTAATCAGTCAATCGATGCAGTTTGTTCAATTGTCATTGGATTTGATGAGTCCAACATTAACGAGCATGAATTACGGAGTAAAAAATGAAACCGAGGTAATGAATCGATCCGTTTTTGATTCGAAGGCATAAAGGAGTAAAGCTTATGAGTACATTTCATGGCTTGGAGATGGCAAGGCAAGCCTTGGCCACACAGCAAGCAGCACTATATACAACCGGTCATAATATCGCAAATGCAAATACAGAGGGATATTCAAGACAGCGTGTGAATTTTGAAACACTATCTGCTTTTCCTGCTGCATCACGGAATCGCCCGCAAATTCCAGGACAAATGGGAACAGGGGTTGAAGCCGGATCGGTTCAGCGTATTCGCAACCAGTTTTTAGATAACCAATTCCGTGGTGATAATAGTACTGCAGGATACTGGTCAACGAGAGCTGATGCGTTAAGCCGCATGGAGTCTCTGTTAAATGAGCCATCTGATGCAGGTTTATCTAAAACAATGGATCAGTTTTGGCAATCTTTACAAGATCTTGCGGTTAATCCAGAAAATTCAGGTGCAAGATCTGTTGTTCTTCAACGTGCTCATGCATTAACAGATACATTCAACTATATGTCTGAGTCGCTGACCAATATACGTACAGACTTGCAAAAGCAGATTGATGTAACGGTTAAAGATGCGAACACTTTGATTGATGGAATTAATGAGTTAAATAAGCAGATAAAACATTTAGAAACACATGGCTATAGTGCAAATGATTTATATGACCGAAGAGATACGCTAATAGACAACCTTTCTGAAATTGTCAGCATCGATGTTTCTTATGATAAAAGTCATCTTCCGCCGAATAAACAAGGTGATGGTGTTGCAACGATTAATATTGTAAATGAAGCAGGAACGTCAATTATGCAGAAGCCTTTAATTGATGGAGTATCTGGAATTTCTCAAGCTTTTGACGAACCTGACTATGATACAGCGGAAGGATTAATTGCTGTTACTAATCTTGCAATTAATGGTACAGAAGTGGACATATTAGCAACAGAAGGTTCACTCAAAGGGCTAATAGATACTTTTGGCTATGTTGATGAAACTGATGAAGTTGTTGGGGACTATCCTGATATGCTGCGTAAACTGGATCAAATGGCGTACGCATTTGCCACTGCATTTAATGCACAGCATCAAGCAGGTAAAATTGGCGACGAAAATGGCGCTGCATTTTTTACGGAGTTTGGTACGGGAGAAAATGCTTATATTGGTGCAGCTGGAGCAATATCAGTATTGCTTGAAGACGGAAGTCAAATAGCGACAAGTACAACGGGCGATTCTGGTAATGGGGATAACGCATTGATGTTAGCGGAAGTTTTTAATACAAGTAACTCTGCATTAGATGGTTCCAGTATTAAAAAATTCTATGAGTCAGTAATTGGCGACTTGGGTGTAACAGCCGAGCATGCAAACCGAATGACAGAGAATACAAACACACTGTTAGGACAAGTGCAGAACCAGCGTCTTGCTGTAAGTTCTGTCTCATTAGATGAAGAAATGTCGAATATGATTAAATTTCAGCATGCATACAGTGCTGCTGCAAGGAGCATGACAGCAATGGATGAAATGCTGGATCGAATTATAAATAGTATGGGATTAGTAGGGAGGTAGGCGATTTAAATGCGTGTGACACAAGGAATGATTTCAAATAATATGCTCCGTAACTTAACGAACAGCTATGGAAAAATGGATACATATTTACATCAGTTAAGCACAGGCAAAAAGATTAACCGCCCTTCCGATGACCCAGTTATTGCAATGAAAGGGATGGGGTATCGCACAGAGCTTGTAAGAGTGGAACAATATATTCGTAATACAAATGAAGTGCATAATTGGATGGATAATACGGATGCAGCACTTGATAAAGCTACTTCTGCAATGCAGCGCATACGGGATCTTGCTGTTCAAGCGAGTAACGGAACGTACGATAAGGAAGAGCTTAAAAACATCAGTGAAGAAGTAAAACAATTAAAAGAACATATGGTTGAGATTGCAAATACGAATGTGAATGATAAATATATTTTTAATGGTACAAAAACAAATACAGCTCCGGTAAATCCGGATGGCGCAATTGACTTTGATGGTTCGGCTGTATTAATTGAAGTATCCAGCGGAACAACTTTACAGGCAAATGTTGAGGGAAATGATGTCTTTGGCGGTGAACCAAGTATCTTTGATACGATTGATAATTTTATTAACAAGCTTGAAGCCACTGAAAATAACGGTTTAGATAATGAGGCTATTGATGCAAGT
This region of Oceanobacillus sp. FSL K6-2867 genomic DNA includes:
- a CDS encoding DEAD/DEAH box helicase, encoding MANEITILQDEYPMFFAGKLLLRKEIPLDDAVFQQLLATKQFTPLKPIIQKNFYLHCKRCGNEKSSLFGKIPCNQCKSTHLYCRSCIEMGRVSECEALYQWTGEKPLWPQHKNPCTWEGTLTAAQQKAADRIVHAVRFNDKETLIWAVCGAGKTEMLFPGITEALICGKRVCLATPRADVVKELYPRLQQAFHRATIQALYGGSTDKAGTAQLIITTTHQLLRYQEAFDVMIIDEIDAFPFHADPSLLYAANRARKPESATIYLTATPRSKQRKQIQRKQLPHVFVPLRFHGKPLPVPKAKMCFSLKRDLQNLTIPKPIISWLRSRKNPGRQLLIFTPTIMLAEKLQKPFELILQQIGLLASDKQLQSVHAQDPDRGLKVQAFRDKEILALITTTILERGVTFPSVDVLILDAGHDVFDEAALVQIAGRAGRSPDDPTGEVIFFHQGKTEAMSDAITSIKDMNKRGGF
- the flgL gene encoding flagellar hook-associated protein FlgL; this translates as MRVTQGMISNNMLRNLTNSYGKMDTYLHQLSTGKKINRPSDDPVIAMKGMGYRTELVRVEQYIRNTNEVHNWMDNTDAALDKATSAMQRIRDLAVQASNGTYDKEELKNISEEVKQLKEHMVEIANTNVNDKYIFNGTKTNTAPVNPDGAIDFDGSAVLIEVSSGTTLQANVEGNDVFGGEPSIFDTIDNFINKLEATENNGLDNEAIDASIADLDIGINNIVNARAELGARMNRLELVENRLSEQEVIATRTMSQNEDIDYAKAITELITQESLHRAALSAGSRIIQPSLVDFLR
- a CDS encoding DegV family protein; the encoded protein is MKVAVMTDSTAYIPAEVRKKAKIHMVPLSVVFGDKSYEEEIDITTEEFYQKVRETKQLPKTSQPSIGYVTTKLEELAENYDAVISVHLSSGISGTYQTVISAGEMVDGIDVYAYDSEMSCMVQGFYALEAAKMAEQGKTAEEIVRRLDQMKETMTAYFMVDDLTNLQRGGRLSGAQALVGSLLQVKPILHFFEKLIVPFEKIRTRKKAISRIIGMLEEDANKGKDLSVVFIHGNNEASAVELRDAFLQKYPTMEATIGYFGPVIGTHLGEGAIGVGWYVK
- a CDS encoding histidine kinase translates to MSVKISEKALDHVIDDMVDVVENSKDEIFNISEEARREHDNLILELKETKEKVLQHIENGDKLEERVRFSRKRLAEVSKYFERYSEEDIREVYENTHLMQTNLAILRQEEKALRDKRDELERRLITLSHTINRAEGLAGKISVILNYLQDDFRQVNEMIENAKEKQEFGLKIIEAQEDERRKISREIHDGPAQMLANILLRSEIVERTIRNGSMDDAIEEIKNVRKMVRSSLYEVRRIIYDLRPMALDDLGLVPTMKKYVDSISDYSKIPIEFSVLGEEKRLNSKYEVAFFRLMQESIQNAIKHSEASHIHVKLEIRRNSLTMVIKDNGKGFDVSKKKDKSFGLIGMRERVEMLEGELHIQSSQGMGTAIIIKVPY
- a CDS encoding TIGR03826 family flagellar region protein is translated as MAELANCVRCNAVFVKGLCDICRNCYQEEEDAFQTVYRFLRERKNREATLIEIIEATGVGESLIIKFIKEKRLLPSEFPKLAYPCEKCGNEITSGKLCISCTEELKNDLTAYEEAEKVMEDARKKNRSNAGTYYAIDKHKK
- the flgM gene encoding flagellar biosynthesis anti-sigma factor FlgM, giving the protein MKINGPNQTNFNPYKQQIQKQSELTKETKQKDCIEISNEAKQLQESGKTNEKRAAYVQEIKQAVDSGEYKVDPEKAAQKMMQFWSK
- a CDS encoding response regulator transcription factor yields the protein MNTEKKISIVLIDDHKLFREGVKRILDFEPSFEVVAEGDNGAVASKLVKENNPDVVLMDINMPEINGVQATADLVRYFPNTKVIILSIHDDESYVTHALKTGAQGYLLKEMDSDSLIEAIKVVSDGGSYLHPKITHNLVKEYRRLARENSSSIADKGIEYRKPLHLLTKRECQVLQLLADGKSNRAVAETLYISEKTVKNHVSNILQKMNVNDRTQAVVSAIRKGWVEVI
- a CDS encoding flagellar protein FlgN, producing the protein MSADTIRESLEELVQIHMDLLAISKDKTHIVKEGSIENLQKLLVKERKLLRLLEQAEKKRQQAVHDWCEMNRIQEEAATITNMLKHITLETERVQLEVAATKLTEMITNLKQQEQLNQVLISQSMQFVQLSLDLMSPTLTSMNYGVKNETEVMNRSVFDSKA
- the flgK gene encoding flagellar hook-associated protein FlgK, which codes for MSTFHGLEMARQALATQQAALYTTGHNIANANTEGYSRQRVNFETLSAFPAASRNRPQIPGQMGTGVEAGSVQRIRNQFLDNQFRGDNSTAGYWSTRADALSRMESLLNEPSDAGLSKTMDQFWQSLQDLAVNPENSGARSVVLQRAHALTDTFNYMSESLTNIRTDLQKQIDVTVKDANTLIDGINELNKQIKHLETHGYSANDLYDRRDTLIDNLSEIVSIDVSYDKSHLPPNKQGDGVATINIVNEAGTSIMQKPLIDGVSGISQAFDEPDYDTAEGLIAVTNLAINGTEVDILATEGSLKGLIDTFGYVDETDEVVGDYPDMLRKLDQMAYAFATAFNAQHQAGKIGDENGAAFFTEFGTGENAYIGAAGAISVLLEDGSQIATSTTGDSGNGDNALMLAEVFNTSNSALDGSSIKKFYESVIGDLGVTAEHANRMTENTNTLLGQVQNQRLAVSSVSLDEEMSNMIKFQHAYSAAARSMTAMDEMLDRIINSMGLVGR
- a CDS encoding YigZ family protein, whose amino-acid sequence is MLKSYLTVKKNGNDEIIIQKSRFIGYIRRVETEEAAQEFIQEIKKRHADAPHNCSAYIIGEHDQIQKANDDGEPSGTAGVPMLEVLKKQHLKDTAVVVTRYFGGIKLGAGGLIRAYGGTTSQAIKATGVVRRELMQGFSIMVDYTLLGKVENELRNSPHQLENINYMENVEFIVFVKKDEAEAFQKWIIDLTNDQAKIKTVDQKYIEIDVTSAETENG
- a CDS encoding ComF family protein, translated to MYCLACQDEIIIQITWANLFQLSQPTAICEECAAGLKLLEGGRCKKCSRTTEEVICSDCLFWERQAEMNTIEFNYSVFVYNEKIQDIVAKWKYRGDYALGEVFRDYVSRAFRKRFSFLNKESLAVPIPLSTERAMERGFNQAYQLADFLPIASSNVLSRKHGEKQSKKSRMERIATENPFFIRKSINKAVVLVDDIYTTGTTLRHAAQLLKQHGCPNVYAFTLIRG
- a CDS encoding VanZ family protein, encoding MMKYLYWLIPISWMSVIFYSSATPYENQDIKPLLGTMVDLSFLESISRPISFTYNQSVISVNTLGVNGFVEFFIRKATHITVFFLLALFFYLAFRKTTNMKQYHCLVYAFLLTVLYAMADEKHQGMTPNRTPYIGDVGLDSLGALLAVLVIVITWQKNKRTDKNVNI